Sequence from the Clostridium butyricum genome:
TAATTTCCAAAATTAATTTTTATTAAACTTTCTGATGGATACATTGCTTCTGAAAGCATTTTAGCGAATTCCGTTTTACCTATTCCAGACTCTCCAGTTAAGAAAACAGAAAATATTTTACGCTCTCCTAATTTATTTAGGAACATATATTTTTGTAAATTAAATTTAAAATCTCTTTTAAAATCATCATGACCTTTTAATTTATCATTAATTATATCAAATATTTCATTAATGTCATGTTTATTGATAATAGCCTTTTCAGATGCAGCTGAAACTTCTTCCTTATAAAAAAAATCATTATTTATTTTAAATGTAAATGGTAAATACTTCTTTATATCGTCTGACTTTTCATCACAAATCAAAAATTTGATATCTTTCTTACAAATAAAAATTTGTCTAATCAAAATTTCAAAAGTCAATATCAAATCTTTTCTTAATATAAATGAATCAATTAATTGAGTAATATCAATATACTGTATTTCATTAGAATAAAAAAAAGATTTTATACTTTCTATATTAAAACTATAACTTAAGTTATCACTTCCATTAAAAAGGCTCCCAATAGAGATAATTTTATATTTTCCTAAATAATTATCTAACATCGATTTGCTATACATCAATAATGGTATAGGTTCAATATATCTATTATCTATAGGGATTATATCTTGATTTATATTTGAACTATTATCTAACTTTTTTACATATATATCATCTATATAATCAAATACGTATGGAAATTTATTAAGAAAGGCATCTCTATGTAAATAATTTACTATGAAAATTGCATTTCTAAATTTATCTGTAAGTTTATATAAATATTGTTCCATAAATAGTTTATAGTATCCATTATCAAATGCTAATGTTGTAATATCAATTATAAAATTATCAAATTCTTCATTATCAATGGCATCTATACTTTGAATTCTATTCAAAATAAAACCTATACTAATAAAATTACTATTATTGAAATCTTTTTTTAAGTCTTCTACTTTTTCATTACTATAAACATATAATTTTTTTTTCATTCTATTAGGACCTCTCTATATTTAACTCTTGAATAATTGCTATTATATCAATCAAGTGATATTTATCATTTAACTTCTTGTGTTTAAATTTAAATGGTAACAACTGCTGATCCGCTTGTACAATACTAGTTTTCATTACCTCATCACTTTGTCTATTTGTAGGATTATTATATGAATCAGACATCATTTCAAGAAATTTAGACGATACACTTTCTCTCTTCGAAAAATCAATTTCTCCTCTATAAATTCCAATTAAACTAAGAGTACCAAGTTGTAAATCATTATGTTGATAGCCATTTTCAAAATTTTCATTAGATTTATATGGTAATTGAAATATATACTTAGAATTTGGCATACTATCTTTCCTACTTTGTTCAAACACATAATCTATTGTAAAATCATCTAACATTTTTTCCATCATTTTATTCATATTTATCTCTATGTCTTGATCAACTTGATTCTTAATTTTACTGTCTTGAATAACATTTAATATCATAACTGTATCATCAACATTTCTTCTCTCCAAGGCAACTTCATTAAACATAACTAGTTGTCCAATTTTAAGATTTTCATCTTGTTTATTATTACCTTGTTTTATTTCATCATATATCTTTCTAAGCATTATAGATTTCGTGGTTTTTACATCAAAGTTTTCATATACTCGTTTTTTAGAGTTTTCTTCTTTTTGAATAGAAGCATCCGATGTGCCTACATTTGATTTTAAACCATATGAATATGATGATTTTAATAGTTCTTCAGATATTTGTTCTTTTTCTACTGTTTTCATTACTTTATTATCAATCAACATTGCTATTTCATGTACTTTTGATGTATTAACATATAATAAGTTAAACAACTCTGATTTTTTTTCATTTTCTTCATTATCATTATTCTCTATTTTGTAGTTATCAGATATAATTTTGCTAATTAAAAAAGTTATAACTAATAATGTCAAAATTAGTTTATCATTTTTAGTATAAAAAGCTCTTATATTTGAATTCGTCTTTGATATGTAAATAATAATTAACGTAGTTAATGATACCACTAAACTCATATTAACAGAGAAATTGTACTTTAAAACTGAACCTAACTTTGGAACAATAAAACATAATATTAATGGAATCCACATAAAATACTCGTCATATCTAAAATGCTTCATAATAAAGTATAGGTTTATATTCAAAAAAAGAAAAATGCAGACATATCCGACAAACTCTACACCTTTTTTAATCCATAATGATTTTTTATTACACAAAAAATTCAAAATAACTCTTCACTCCTTCTAAATTTACATTAATAGTATTTTAATAATCATGTTTCCATATTATCAACTAAACTCTATAACGCCTAAACATGTAATACGTTCTAAAATATATACTATATCACTAAATAAAGATATTCATTTCTTGCTTTTTTGCTTATATCATAAATAAACAGTCCTATACAGGTGTTCCAACCTATAACAAACTATTTCTTTAAATATAAAACAATATACTTAAACCTTTTAACAGGCGGGAGATTTAGTGGAGAACTATATTAAAATAGGCTTTCTCATTTTTTAATTATATATATAATACCATTTATTTTACTATTTTTATCTTAACTCTTTGTTATTTATACCTACACTAATATATAAATTATTAATACTTATGATACGGTGTTTTCAACAATAAAAATAGTCTTAAGCAATTTATATCAATGCTTAAGGCTAAAAAACTCATTTTATAAAGGAAACTCGACTCCCTACGGTCGCTGAGTAAGTTCAGCTAACTAAATCATAGATTTAGAGCTTTACTTATGATACGGTTCCCCATTACTTATTCTAAAAGCTCTATAAATCTGTTCTAAAAGCATTACTCTAAACAACTGATGTGGAAAAGTCATCTTACTAAAGCAAAGACTATAATTAGCTCTCTTTAATACAGCATCGCTTAATCCAAGGCTTCCTCCTATAACAAAACATAAATTACTATCTCCTCTTACTCCACAGTTATCTACAAACTTAGATAGCTCTTCTGATGACAACATCTTGCCTTTAAGATCTAGAGTAATAACAAACATAGTATCCTTTATTGAATTTAAAATCTTTTGTCCTTCTTTATCCTTTATTATTAACTCATCCTTTTCTGATGCATTATCAGGTGTCTGCTCATCGGACAATTCTATTATATTTAGTTTACAGTAACGTGATAATCTTTTTGAATACTCATCTATTGCTAGTTTCAAATATTTTTCTTTAAGTTTTCCTACTGAAATAATCGTTATGTTCATATTTAAACACATTCTCCTTGCCTTTTCGTTTATAAGTTTAATTTATTAATACTATCTTTCCTTAGTCTATAAATACTATTCCCAAGTTCCATTTCCCTGGAAATTTATTCTTATACTTTATATTAATATCAAGAGGACTTTACAATTATTTGAGATGCACAAAAAAGCCCTACCTTAAAAGTAGGACTTTCTTATGTATCAGAAATATTACTTTCCTTGTCCGCAACATTTCTTATATTTTTTACCGCTTCCACATGGGCATACGTCGTTTCTACCAACTTTATCTAAGTTTCTAACTATCTTAGATTCTTTGTATTGCTTTTGGATTTCTTCTCTCTTTTCTTCAGAGAATATTCCATCCCATTGTGGTAATGTATATAAATATTCTGCTTTAGCATCTAACATGTTGTAGTATAAAGTTTCTAAATTAATATCTAATTCTAACTTTGAATCAGCTTCAAGAGTTTCTAAATCGTATTGGTTCTTTAAGCTGTCATTGATTCCATCAATGAATCCCATGATAAATTCTATTGTTGAATCGTATTCTTTTGCTAAATCATTTATAGTCGTTGTTTTAACAGTCTTATGATTTGCTAATAAATCCTTGTATATAGACTTCTCTAATTTGCTGTATTCTGCCCAGAAAGCATTTTCTCCCTTAGTTTTCACATAGTCAACAACCATGTCAGTCCATTGTGTATATAAACTCATTATAAAGTCCTCCCTTAAATTTCATATTTATAATAGTATTTTAAATTATACTCTAAACTAAATTTTTATGTAGCTACTAGGATTATGCCTATTTGCCATAGTTAATATTATGTCTTCATTGTTCTTAATTCCATTATCATTTAAGACATCTAATACTGTTGCATATGCTAAATCTGGTTGATTATTAGTATTACTCAAATGCCCTAAAATAATCTTTTTATTATTTCCACATTTAACAAGTTCTACAATAGCATTACCGCAGTCATCATTAGATAAATGGCCAATTTCACTTAATATTCTACGTTTAAGCTGATAAGGATAAGGGCCAAATTTCAGCATATTTACATCATGATTACTTTCCAAAAGAATAACTTCAGAGTCTTTTACATTATCATATATCTCTCTTGTGAATGTACCAAAATCTGTAGCAACACTTATATTTTTCTTTCCATCACTAACAGTATATCCCATAGGGCCTGCTGCATCATGAGGAATATTAAAAGCTTTAATATTTAAATCACCGATTTCTGTAACAGATCTTTTATCGATTACTTTAATATTATGTTCTTTAATTTTTCCAAGTGAGCCTTCCATGGCACTCCAAGTATCTCCATTTGCATATATAGGTATATCGTATTTTCGTGATATTACTCCTACACCTTTAATATGATCACTATGCTCATGAGTTATAAAGATTCCATCAATATTCTTTGTTTCTTCATCAATCGCCTTTAGCGCCTCATCGATTTTTTTACCAGGGAGTCCTGCATCGATTAATATCTTAGCTCTATCTGAGGTAATAAACATACTGTTTCCACTACTACCACTGTATAAGGAACAAAATACCATCAGTTCCCTTCCCCCTTACATTTTCTCTATTCTTCTACTTCAATTCTTCTTATATTAGCACCTAGAGCTCTAAACTTATCTTCTATATGAGGGTATCCTCTGTCTATATGCTCTATACTTGTTATCTCAGTTTCTCCTTCAGCAACTAATCCGGCTATAACCATAGCAGCTCCTGCTCTTAAATCAGTCGCTTTAACTATAGCACCTGTTAATCTGTTTACACCATCAATTATAGCTACTCTGCCTTCAACTTTGATATTTGCACCCATCTTCTTTAATTCATCAATATGTTTATGTCTATTTTCCCATATCGATTCTGTAATCAAGCTTCTGCCTGGAACAATACTTAATAAAGTAGACATTGGCTGTTGAATATCTGTAGGGAAACCTGGATATGGTGTTGTTTTTATGTTAACACCTTTTAGTGGCTTATCTACAGTGACTCTTATAGAATCATCATTTTCTTCTACTGTTACGCCCATTTCTATTAATTTAGCCGAAATCGATTCTAAATGTTTTGGTATAACGTTTCTTATATAAACATCTCCACCTGTAGCGGCTGCTGCAATCATAAATGTTCCTGCTTCAATTTGATCAGGTATTACACTATAAGCACATCCCTGAAGCGATTCAACACCTTTAATTCTAATTACATCAGTTCCTGCGCCTCTAATATCAGCACCCATTGAATTTAGGAAATTAGCTACATCAACAACGTGTGGCTCTTTTGCAACATTTTCAAGTGTGGTAATTCCTTCTGCAAGTGTTGCTGCAATCATTACATTGATTGTGGCACCTACAGAAACTACATCAAAAAATATATTTGCACCAATAAGTCTATCCGCTTTAACATTAACTGCACCATGTTCTATTGTTACGTCTGCTCCTAGAGCTTCAAACCCTTTTATATGTTGGTCTATTGGTCTCACACCTATTGAACATCCACCTGGAAGAACTACTCTTGCTCTTTTAAATCTTGATAATAACGCACCTATGAAGTAGTATGAAGCTCTCATTCTTCTTACATCTTCTGTACATGCATCGAAATTGTCTACATTTGCGCTGTCTATTTCTAAAGTGTTATTATCTATTTTGTTAATATTACAACCTAAGCTTCTGAGTATTCTTTCTAAGCAGTGTACATCTTCAATATCTGGTATGTTATCAATTATGCATTTGCCCTTACTTGCCATTATTGCTGCTGGTAAAATTGCTACTGCTGCATTTTTAGCACCATTTATATCAACAGATCCTTTGAGCAAGTATCCTCCGTTTATAACTAATCTTTCCATTGAATTCACCCTATCTATAAAATATATCCTATCTAAAATTTATTTATCTAAACTAATCTATTAAAACTAATATCTTTTATTGTATATAAAATCCCATTTACGTCTATATATAAAATATACATATTATTTATATTTATTTTAAAACAAATATTTAATTAAACGTTAAAAATTTGCTATTATTAAAATCTACCTTAATTATTATATCATAAACTAAATTTATTTAAACACATTTTTTCAGTCAAGCACTACTTTTTTAAGCATTTATGAGATTTCTACGAATTTACATATACATTACAATATTCTTATTTTATTTACATGTTATTTTTAGAAAAAACATCCTTATTTTTTGTTAAATATTATATTATTTTACATTTTTATTATTTGCATTCAAAATTTAATTATTCCTATATTCTTTTATTTTCTCTAATATGTTATAATTTATTAAACTTCGATTAATACTAATTAAAGATTGTGAGGGGTATCATGAAGTATTATGTAGTTGCATTATTTGACGAAGATACTTATCAAATAATTGCGCCAATTCAACGAAATATGTCAAAAAAGTTTAGAGCAAATAGGAATTCTCCTGCTCCATACATACCACTAGCTATTATTGATAATCCAAATTTAGATAAATTAAATCCTATATTAAATAAAATAATTTCACCTTATAAGAGTTTCAGAATTGATGCTAATGACTTAGTTTATTTATCTGAACCAACAAAAACTGTTAATTTAAAGTTAGATAATAAAGGTTATATAACAAGACTTTCTCGCTCTATTTGCGATACATTATCTTTACACGGCTTTAACATTAAGACTTTAGGTGAAAACTTTATATCTCTTGCAAATTTAGGTTACATACCTAAAGATTACAAAAAGCAAGATGTTAAATTAAATTTCCCTGATATTTATTGTGACAGTAATATCGTAAAACTTAGAATAAAAAGTATTGAAATATGGAAACTTCCAACGGTGAAAAAGAACACACCTGTTCAATCATATCCTTTAAAAAGTTTTTAATTAACAATTTGACAACTATTTATAACTTAATTGTTAAGGATTACTACATTATTAAATCTAAATGTTTTTAATAATGTAGTAATCCTTATTTTAATTTTTGAAATTTTTTAAAAATTAAATATTT
This genomic interval carries:
- a CDS encoding UDP-N-acetylglucosamine 1-carboxyvinyltransferase, coding for MERLVINGGYLLKGSVDINGAKNAAVAILPAAIMASKGKCIIDNIPDIEDVHCLERILRSLGCNINKIDNNTLEIDSANVDNFDACTEDVRRMRASYYFIGALLSRFKRARVVLPGGCSIGVRPIDQHIKGFEALGADVTIEHGAVNVKADRLIGANIFFDVVSVGATINVMIAATLAEGITTLENVAKEPHVVDVANFLNSMGADIRGAGTDVIRIKGVESLQGCAYSVIPDQIEAGTFMIAAAATGGDVYIRNVIPKHLESISAKLIEMGVTVEENDDSIRVTVDKPLKGVNIKTTPYPGFPTDIQQPMSTLLSIVPGRSLITESIWENRHKHIDELKKMGANIKVEGRVAIIDGVNRLTGAIVKATDLRAGAAMVIAGLVAEGETEITSIEHIDRGYPHIEDKFRALGANIRRIEVEE
- a CDS encoding SEC-C metal-binding domain-containing protein; its protein translation is MSLYTQWTDMVVDYVKTKGENAFWAEYSKLEKSIYKDLLANHKTVKTTTINDLAKEYDSTIEFIMGFIDGINDSLKNQYDLETLEADSKLELDINLETLYYNMLDAKAEYLYTLPQWDGIFSEEKREEIQKQYKESKIVRNLDKVGRNDVCPCGSGKKYKKCCGQGK
- the rlmH gene encoding 23S rRNA (pseudouridine(1915)-N(3))-methyltransferase RlmH, which gives rise to MNITIISVGKLKEKYLKLAIDEYSKRLSRYCKLNIIELSDEQTPDNASEKDELIIKDKEGQKILNSIKDTMFVITLDLKGKMLSSEELSKFVDNCGVRGDSNLCFVIGGSLGLSDAVLKRANYSLCFSKMTFPHQLFRVMLLEQIYRAFRISNGEPYHK
- a CDS encoding AAA family ATPase — protein: MKKKLYVYSNEKVEDLKKDFNNSNFISIGFILNRIQSIDAIDNEEFDNFIIDITTLAFDNGYYKLFMEQYLYKLTDKFRNAIFIVNYLHRDAFLNKFPYVFDYIDDIYVKKLDNSSNINQDIIPIDNRYIEPIPLLMYSKSMLDNYLGKYKIISIGSLFNGSDNLSYSFNIESIKSFFYSNEIQYIDITQLIDSFILRKDLILTFEILIRQIFICKKDIKFLICDEKSDDIKKYLPFTFKINNDFFYKEEVSAASEKAIINKHDINEIFDIINDKLKGHDDFKRDFKFNLQKYMFLNKLGERKIFSVFLTGESGIGKTEFAKMLSEAMYPSESLIKINFGNYSNEGVLNSLIGSPLGYVGSEEGGELINKMKISNSKIILIDEFEKATPSVFHFFYELLEDGKFTDRHGTAHSMDGYIIIFTSNMTRKRYIDNVPDPLKSRFDMVYCFVDLPTEEKKKFAMEVAEKLIKKIYENTNINIELTYIKNELDKLITHNNLRSIKRKVEDLVITEYYKSI
- a CDS encoding MBL fold metallo-hydrolase, which translates into the protein MVFCSLYSGSSGNSMFITSDRAKILIDAGLPGKKIDEALKAIDEETKNIDGIFITHEHSDHIKGVGVISRKYDIPIYANGDTWSAMEGSLGKIKEHNIKVIDKRSVTEIGDLNIKAFNIPHDAAGPMGYTVSDGKKNISVATDFGTFTREIYDNVKDSEVILLESNHDVNMLKFGPYPYQLKRRILSEIGHLSNDDCGNAIVELVKCGNNKKIILGHLSNTNNQPDLAYATVLDVLNDNGIKNNEDIILTMANRHNPSSYIKI